CTGACGCGGGACGTAGAAAGATGTAGCGATTCGGCGACCTGCTTCCCGTTCCAATCGTTTAGGGTCATGAGTGACTGGTACGCTCGGGCTTCTTCGATCGGTTTCAAGTCGCGTCTGTAAAGGTTTTCAACCAATTGTTGTTCACGGATTTCCGGCTCGGAAATTTCTCCTTCGACGAAAAAGCAATTGACGTTCGGCAGTCCTGCAGCTTTCGTCGCACGCCATCGACGCTCACCTGAAATGACGATCCACTTTTCATTTGCTTCGTTCCATCGGACCCGAATCGGATGCAGTTGTCCGTGGGACCGGATGCTCGCGGCAAGCTTGGCAATATCTCTTTCATCAAACTCAGTTCGTGGCTGCTCGGGATCTGGAATCACTCGATCAACCTCGATTTTGCCGAATGTTCGCAGCGGCACGCGGCCAACATCTTTTGCCGAAGAAACCGGAGCGAGTTGCGTACGCCGCTCCGCCGGCCGAAGCCCCATTGATTCGTTAACGTTCAGTTTGACTTCTTCAAGTGCGTTTCGTGTGCTTCCCATAACTATGCCACCTTGCGTGTTGATTCATTCGTACCAATTCGGTCGAGAATCTCACGCGCCAAGCAATTAGTCAATTTTGCGGCCTTTGATTTGGAATCGTGGAACTGAACCGGGCATCGTCTGGTGAGAGCGACTTTGAACGCCGATGCTTCCGGAATCACAGTCTCCATGACAGTTTCCCCATACATGTCGCGGAGTTTTTGCTCGTACATTCGATGAACTAATAGGCGGCAGTCTGAGCGAGTGACCAGATGTTTCAAGTCTTGGAGGTTCGGATTGAGTGACCGGACTTGCTCCACGCACTGATGCACAGCACGCAGACCTTGCGTTCCAAAGTCTTCCGGAGGAACCGGAATGAGAACCTGATCCGCAGCGACCATTGCAGTCCAACTGCATCGATACAGGTTCGGTGGGCAGTCAATCAGAACTATGTCGAAGCCAGATTGTTCGGCAACGAACTCGCGGATTGCGTACTGCAACATCCCAGTCTTCTCTGGCTCCGGTGCATTGAACGGAGCAAGCAATTGATTCGCTGGGCACAGCGTGATCCCCTCGAACTGGGTTGGACGCAGAATCTGGTCACGTTTAGCGAAGAACCTTGCTTCGTCGAACAACATCGCCAACGTCTGATCTGATTCCAAACTCTCAACGATTGACGAGCCGAGAAAGCCTTGGCTCAATGAACCTTGCGGGTCCATGTCGAGCAGCAAGACGTTCGCCCCCTGAGCCGCAAACGCTCCGGCTAAATGGAAACAAGTCGAGCTTTTGCCGCAGCCACCCTTCTGGTTGATTAAACAAAACGTTGTTGGCATGTTCCTCCAATAAGATTGCAACTTGCAATCTTGGGCAAGTGACTGAGATCGCTGGTCGAATGGTCGCAAAGCAGTGGGCTGGTCGTCAAGCAATTTCGTCATCGACCGAAACACGCAGACGCAATGGTTTGTTTTGTCACACTCCCCGGCTTCATGCTACGAAGCGGATGGGAGTTGGATTGCATGGCGAAACCAAAACGAAATGTGGCGAAAAGCCAGACAGGAATCGGTCAACTGAGTTTGGTGGAACACTCCCTGTGTCCGCTCGACCGCCAAGCGTCGCTTTCTGAAAACCTCGTTCATCAAGTCGAATACCGATACAGCGATGCAAATCGAAAACGACAAACGGCACGTGCAAGAATATTTTGCCCGCTCGGATTGTCGGCAAGTGATGAACTCTACCTATGGGGTTTGCTGGCCCTGACGCTCTCGCTACAAGACGATCGCAGTGATTTGGTAGCAACACCCCACTGGTGCCTCCGACAGCTTGGTGTCGTCGACACGCGTTCGGCCCGTGGTGGCGAGCAATACCGGCTTTTCCGCGACGCGATCCGACGGCTATCTGTCACGAGCTACCTTTGCGATGCGTTCTACGACCCGATCAAGGCTGAACATCGAGAAGTTAGCTTTCATTTCTTCAGCTACGACCTTCCGAGCGGTTCGTCCCATCGAGCTTGGCGATTCAACTGGGATCGAACTTTTTACGATCTGGCGAAGCATGGAGCAAGTCAACTTCGGTTCGACTTGGAACTGTATCGCAGCCTTGATCCAGCGTCGCGGCGGTTGTTCTTATTCGTTTCAAAGATTTTTCATCGGAGAAGTTCGCTTCCGTCCTTCGATCTTCGATACGTTGCAGTCGAGCTGATGGGTTTCTCGCCGACTGTCACGCTCCGTGACCTTCGCATAAAAGTCATTCGGTGTCTGAAGAAGTTGGATGCGTGCAACGTTGTCAGGGATGCAGAAATCTCACGAGTGTCGAAAGGCAAATATCTCCTTTCGGCAAATCGCGGCGTCTATTTTGACCAAAGAGCGGAGGACAAAGCATCAATGAAGAAGTTGCAGCCAATTATCGAGACACTCATCGGCCTGGGATTCGAGACCGGTGCGGCCTATTCGCTTTCGAGAAAGTACCCTGCTCGTTTGCTAGAGGAATGGGCGGACATCACCCAAGCCGCGTCGGAACGGTTTGGGAGACCGTTCTTCAAGAAGTCGCCAATGGCGTTTTTCGTTGACTCTGTCAGCAAGGCGTCGAAAGGTCAGCGGACGGCTCCCGATTGGTGGCACGAAGTCAGACGCGAGGAGCAGAATCAGGCTGAGCTATCAAACAACAGTCAGAAGTTATTCGCCGACCTTCGTGCCGAACTATTCGGCGATTCTCCGGCCAAGCAGTCTCAGCAGGACGTTTCGGTCGAAACAGCCGCAGACATTCTCAAGAGTTTTAACTAGCTCAACTCCACACCCAAGCAGCAGATATCTCAATAAGCAATCCTTTGATTAGAACAGTAGATCTTTGTACAAGTACTTTGGAGAATCGTTTCAGCCGGCGATGATTCCGGCATTTCCTCAATCATGTCAGGCAAGTAGCGAAAGCAGCGTCGACCGACTGAACAAGATTCTGCGACGCCAACTACACGTCGGCGCCACGAAAACGCGATGCAGACTACACGCAGTCTTGCTCCGCCGTTGCGACGCGAACTACACGTTAGGCAACGAGCTATCCACAGGTGTCGAACCCAAATTGCAAGTTGCAATCGTCACAGAGCTACGACTGAAAGTCGCTTTCCGAGCAACGCTGACTTCGGCTTTTGGTAGGCCTGATTCGCTGGACGCGAACGCTTGTAGATCGAAACACTCGCCTCCGACCACGTTTCGGCTTCACCAAGCCGAAAATTTGCAATCGTCTCTGGGTACGGTATTGAAATTCCATTGGTTGGAAATCGGATTTCCACCATTGCTGTAAAGGACGTCAAACGCATTGCTGCGAGTGACCCGCAATTTCGGTTCGCGAGTGGTGATACGCATGACAAACATCAGTAGGCAATCGCACCCGGTAAACTTGAATTCACCATTCAGGCTAAGGGAACAGAGTTAACCTCCTGTTACGCGGTTGGCCCGTAGAGCTGGATGCATCGAGAGGTGCTTGTCCAGTTCGACGGAGGCTTCGTCGAGTAATCCGGTTTTGTCCGCTGGCTTCGTATGCCAGTGATTTCAATTCCGAGTAATCCGACGATTCGATCCGATGCAAATCGGTCCCGCGAGGACACTGCCAGCGTCAATTGACGCTGGTGGAGAGATGCCTTGGGCGGGGGCGATGCGGAAGAACCTTGAGGCGTTCTCGTAGAACGCATTGAGGCCGCTATTTTTCAAAACAGGTGAGGTACTTTCTGATGAAGAGATTCATGAGAAGAGAGGTGCGTAATCCTGTGCAGGGGATTCGAGGTCATCGACCTCGCTCAACCTGCCCGGCGTGGGGAGTTTCGAGTCTGGCGACAGACCGAACCGCAGGCGACTTACTGCGGCGATCGTTGGCAAATCCAACGACGGCGAATAGCTCAACTACGAAAGGCCCGCGAGGGCTTGCCGGTAAACTTTGCGGAAGACGCTGCCGAGCAGCGAACGACTTTGGTTGGTGGGTAAGAGGGGGCTTCTACGTTCGCCCCTCAGAAATGATTGCAACTTGCAATCGAAACTATGCCGGTTCTGGCGAACTGGACATACAGCCAAATTCCCTCCCGGTCACACGGGATAGCGACGTGATCCGCAAGGTGAAGAGAATAGCTAACGCAGGAAGCTCTATGGCAGCCGGACGGTTACCGGTGCTTGGCAGTGGTTCGCTGAGTGATTCAAACGCCGTAGAGTGGGAGTGTGGTCTGATTAGAAGTCGAGAAGCCAGTCGGCGGGAGCTTTCTGTGCGACTTGAGCGATGGCTGTGCAAGGCAGTGCAGTCTCGTTGGCGTGATCGGGTGGTGCCGAGAACTTTGCCACGACGAAAGGACTGACGGGCAGCTTATGCGATTGGTGTTTGGCACTCGTACGGGAGCAGTCGCAATTGCGATTTGCTTCTGTGCGATGCCGGCACTTCGCTGAAATCTGCTGATGAATTTGTGTTGTCGACTGAAACGATTTCAGCCGGCTTTTCTTGGAAGGACGCAAGCGGTCACACAAGATCTGTGCGGGAGCACTGGTGTTTTGTGGCGATGACTTTACGGCAGTACCGGGAGTGCGTCTGCATTCCAGTGGTTCTGTCGGAAGGTTGTTTGTGTGAAGGGTTGTATGCATTGGCGTGGCACAATACATGAATGTAGTGCTGCGGCGGCGTTCGATTCTGCAACGGTGTTTCTGCTCTCTGTGCTTCGACCTGACTGGTTTCTGCGCAGAACAGACGCCTGAGCATGCATGCGAGTGTTTTTTGAATGAAACGGCTTCTGGAACCTGTGCCGACAAACAAACAGGTTCCAATTTTTGGCTTGCAAGCAATTTGGAGCAGGGACGCTCAATGAAGTATCGAGCAGTAACGACATCAGTGGAAGGATTCGTGCAGCAGATAGCGTGTTGCTATTTGCGCCACGGCTATTGGTTTCACGTGCAAGGAAAAGTGCCAGCCGGTAAGTCGCCTGAAGCCATCGACGAAAAGCTCATCAGCAAATACGGAATCGCAGTCAGTGAATCCACTCGCGCCCGCCGAAAGAAGGCAGGACGGTCAAACTTACAGTACATCCGTCATGAATCCAATTTCGTGATTCTCGCAACCAAAGGCGAGCATCGATTCTTTGAAGATGAAGCCAATCTCATTCGCGACATTCGCCGCGTTCCGATTCACTACGCCGGTTACTCCATCAGCTACAAACCCGGTGGACGAAAGAAAGACGGCAGCAACGACGATAGGTGGCACTCTCACGTCGCGTTAACGCGAAGCGTCTATCTGAACTTACGAGCAGCGTTTACTGAGCGGGCGAAACAGGATTCTGCGGACAACTTAGCTCGCGCAATTTACGAACTACCATTTGCTCCCTACGCTCCGATTCGCCGCCAACTGCTTATCTTGCTTCGAGACGTCAATCGAGTTCGCAAATTGGCTGGTCGCAAGCAATTGCCGACTGAAATACTGCCACTAAGGCGACGAGTAGTCAGACCTTTCGACTCGCAGGCCTGGCAATTTGAGTCTTCTCCGTGATACCGCCCGTACTCTTCATGGCAGTCGCATTCTGGCTGCTTTCCGTATTCGTAACCTACCCAGCCGAAGCGTCAGCATTCTTAGCTGCCGCGGTTCTCTCAAAATTTCTGAGGTAAATTGGGGCGGCGTTTCATAACAATCGGCAAGTGCTAGGAGTGTCGGCTCCTGTTAGTTGGCATGATACTGCGATTCTCGAGTCCGCATGTTAGAACCCAATTGCAGGCCGTAACTGCACGCATCAATTTTGCAGATATAGACAGAGAAGCCTTCTTCAAATCCAATTCTCAGGAGCGTTCAAGTCGAACACGTGACCATGTTTGCGACTTCGTTGCCAGCGTGAGAATAAGAGCGTTATCGAGCGATCATTAGACTTAGAAGCTCACTGGTCATTCGTCTGCCAAGAAGGATCAACCGTAGACCAGTTGGGATACCAAATGCAACGTTTCGTCAGTTTCCAAAATGCTTCGGTCGTGAAGGTGGCTGCATCCGCCCGGCGTATCTCGCAGTTTATAATCGGCGATGACGTCTGGTTGCGGACACCCTTTAAAAAGGTCCATCTGGGTTTAGTGTGGGTAAAGATCTAGTCCACCGCAGTAAAAGTAGATCGCGGTCTTGAAGTTCTCGCGATTGCGATAGCCGCCGACACGTCGCTTGATCGACATGATCTTGCTGTTCATTCCTTCGGCCACTGCGTTGGTGATGAAGTGCGTGCAGTAGCTCACGACGTTTGCTAAACGATCGCGGATTGTCTTGGCGACCTTCTTCAGTGGCGAAAGCTTGGTGTGGATCACTCGCTTGTACCAGTCTTTGAAGTAGACGGTGGCTGAAGTCGCATCGGCATGGTGCCACAGGTCGCGAAGCATCTCCTTGTAGGCCCAAGCCTTGCCGGTCTCCAATTCCTGCGTATAGACCGCATCAAATCGCTCTCGCTGTTGTTCGCTCAGGTTCTCTTGGCCGCTTAACCACAGGT
The DNA window shown above is from Rhodopirellula bahusiensis and carries:
- a CDS encoding ParB/RepB/Spo0J family partition protein, with translation MGSTRNALEEVKLNVNESMGLRPAERRTQLAPVSSAKDVGRVPLRTFGKIEVDRVIPDPEQPRTEFDERDIAKLAASIRSHGQLHPIRVRWNEANEKWIVISGERRWRATKAAGLPNVNCFFVEGEISEPEIREQQLVENLYRRDLKPIEEARAYQSLMTLNDWNGKQVAESLHLSTSRVSRALALLDLPEELQSQVESGILSKSSAYELSKLDNDRSISELAAKAASGELPHAKAVRQVKIRRGKKVSKARSGIHLVFAAENGVKVTVTATTKMNYHEVELGLNQALDDVRHRIRNNIKLF
- a CDS encoding ParA family protein, with amino-acid sequence MPTTFCLINQKGGCGKSSTCFHLAGAFAAQGANVLLLDMDPQGSLSQGFLGSSIVESLESDQTLAMLFDEARFFAKRDQILRPTQFEGITLCPANQLLAPFNAPEPEKTGMLQYAIREFVAEQSGFDIVLIDCPPNLYRCSWTAMVAADQVLIPVPPEDFGTQGLRAVHQCVEQVRSLNPNLQDLKHLVTRSDCRLLVHRMYEQKLRDMYGETVMETVIPEASAFKVALTRRCPVQFHDSKSKAAKLTNCLAREILDRIGTNESTRKVA